One genomic window of Tenacibaculum tangerinum includes the following:
- a CDS encoding glycoside hydrolase family 30 protein, translating into MFKIKETFILFSLIFTLQACGGKEDEVTPPPPPPPVVEANVDFYLTTPDQVNLLKKTTVGVSSDTNTNFTINVSEGTTYQEMDGFGYTLTGGSAMLINNMSSSARASLLQELFGSAESSIGVSYLRISIGASDLDVKTFSYNDLPSGQTDENLNNFSLNQDKINLIPVLKEILAINPDIKILATPWSAPTWMKTNNNTVGGQLLEKYYGTYANYFVKYIRGMASEGISIDAITVQNEPENPYNNPSMVMNAEQQKVFIRDYLGPLFSTENISTKIILFDHNLDNPDYPISIMDDAVAKSFVDGSAFHLYAGEISTLSSVKNAHPDKNVYFTEQWMQAPGNFYGDMPWHIRELTVGATRNWSKTVLEWNLASDPNSGPHTNGGCEECLGAITIDGNNVVRNPAYYTVAHSSKFVPPGSVRIQSNYSSEFPNVAYKTPDDKIVVIVLNDSDVQKALNINVRSEPVSVTMPSRGVATFVW; encoded by the coding sequence GTGTTCAAAATAAAAGAAACATTTATATTATTTTCCCTAATTTTTACATTACAGGCCTGCGGGGGTAAGGAAGATGAAGTTACTCCTCCTCCCCCACCGCCGCCTGTGGTGGAAGCTAATGTAGATTTTTATCTTACGACACCCGATCAAGTTAATTTATTGAAAAAAACAACTGTCGGTGTTTCTTCAGATACGAATACAAATTTTACCATCAATGTTTCAGAAGGTACTACCTACCAAGAAATGGATGGTTTTGGCTACACGCTTACCGGAGGAAGTGCTATGTTGATTAACAATATGTCTTCTTCAGCAAGAGCAAGTTTACTACAAGAACTTTTTGGATCTGCAGAAAGCAGTATTGGTGTAAGCTATTTAAGAATTAGTATCGGTGCTTCAGATTTAGATGTAAAAACATTCAGCTACAATGATTTACCGAGTGGACAAACAGACGAAAATTTAAACAACTTTTCTTTAAATCAAGACAAGATTAATTTGATACCTGTACTAAAAGAAATTTTAGCAATAAACCCAGATATAAAAATATTAGCAACACCTTGGTCTGCTCCAACTTGGATGAAAACAAATAATAATACTGTGGGTGGGCAACTTCTAGAAAAGTACTATGGCACCTATGCTAATTATTTTGTGAAATACATTCGAGGTATGGCTAGTGAAGGAATTTCAATAGATGCTATCACAGTTCAGAATGAGCCTGAAAACCCATACAACAACCCAAGTATGGTAATGAATGCTGAACAACAAAAAGTATTTATTAGAGATTATCTAGGCCCCTTATTTTCTACTGAAAATATTTCAACTAAAATTATTCTTTTTGATCATAATCTAGACAATCCAGATTATCCTATTTCTATTATGGATGATGCTGTGGCAAAAAGTTTTGTTGATGGTTCTGCATTTCATCTGTACGCAGGAGAAATCAGTACGCTTTCATCAGTAAAAAATGCCCATCCAGATAAAAATGTGTATTTCACAGAACAATGGATGCAAGCACCAGGAAACTTTTATGGCGACATGCCTTGGCATATTAGAGAACTTACTGTTGGTGCCACACGTAACTGGAGTAAAACAGTACTAGAATGGAATTTGGCTTCCGACCCTAATAGCGGCCCACATACGAATGGAGGCTGTGAAGAGTGTTTAGGAGCCATTACTATAGATGGTAATAACGTTGTTCGAAACCCTGCTTATTATACGGTAGCTCATTCATCAAAGTTTGTTCCCCCAGGTTCAGTAAGAATACAATCTAATTATTCATCTGAATTTCCTAATGTAGCTTATAAAACCCCTGATGATAAAATCGTTGTAATTGTACTCAACGATTCAGATGTGCAAAAAGCTTTGAATATCAATGTACGATCAGAACCTGTAAGTGTAACTATGCCTAGTCGCGGAGTTGCAACCTTTGTTTGGTAA
- a CDS encoding Ig-like domain-containing protein — translation MKKLITLLIIIFLNQTMTPQTVSSWLTLGDESQKLTQQSDVSFVNDDGLGTNVIDLNPNNTYQSLDGFGFMLTQGSAEVLMSLNSTVRTNLLKELYDPSNNAVSIVRISIGASDLSNSVYTYNDTPGDVNMTNFSLAGPDQTYLIPVLKEILSINPNIKILATPWTAPIWMKTNPTWIGDRLDTQYYAAYALYFIKYLDAMKAQGIDIWAITPQNEPLNTNNEPSMFMSENEQINLINNHLGPAIVNAGYNTKIIAYDHNCDNPRYPTKVLNSSPYVDGAAFHLYDRRAQISAMSQVKEDTGKNVYFTEQYTGANGSFGGDLNWHLKNVVIGSTRNWSKTVIEWNLATDTEYGPRTPGGCDDCLGAITVGNDGVSFTRNVSYYIISHISKFVQPNAERIESNITDIQNVAFLNPDNTISLITLNDSGGSSSFRVRIGGKSFSYTLPNGAVASFKWSIDGTPVGNNAPLVALTSPSNGASFTPSSDILLSADASDSDGSVTQVNFYEGTTLLGSDTTSPYSYTWSNVAQGNYTITAEAVDNEGATTVSNPISISVQDATSNNPPTVALTSPTNGSSFVAGSNINVTADASDSDGTITQVNFYSGTNLLGSDTTSPYSFTWNNVSEGNYTLTAEAIDNNGATTVSNSASITVQNTTGQGPAMYVSNVTLGTSNGKNKKGTAQVLVLDENGNTVSSATVTGTFSGDYSQTVTGNTGPGGIVNFSTSSTTGDPISFTFCVDNITHQSLTYNSSLNTITCNSYSSVSGKAASQDTILTDTTYSIYKNSRNELILKSPFKDSVEVNIFSILGKKVKTLNYDKGIGEFIVNTTGLSNGIYIVNINSDREVVSKKVLINN, via the coding sequence ATGAAAAAACTTATAACTCTATTAATTATTATTTTCCTTAATCAAACCATGACACCTCAAACGGTTAGTTCATGGTTAACGTTAGGTGATGAATCTCAAAAATTAACTCAGCAGTCAGATGTGTCTTTTGTAAACGATGATGGTTTAGGAACGAATGTTATAGACCTTAATCCTAATAATACTTACCAATCATTAGATGGGTTTGGATTTATGTTAACACAAGGTAGTGCAGAGGTGTTAATGAGTTTAAACTCAACCGTTAGAACCAATTTATTAAAAGAACTTTACGACCCATCAAACAACGCTGTTTCTATTGTTAGAATTAGTATAGGGGCATCAGATCTAAGCAATTCTGTATATACTTACAATGATACTCCTGGTGATGTGAACATGACAAACTTCTCTCTTGCAGGACCAGATCAAACTTATTTGATTCCTGTACTCAAAGAGATTTTAAGTATCAACCCGAATATCAAAATTTTAGCCACTCCATGGACAGCACCTATTTGGATGAAAACAAATCCTACTTGGATAGGTGACCGACTCGATACACAATATTATGCTGCTTATGCATTATATTTCATTAAATATTTGGATGCCATGAAGGCACAAGGTATTGATATTTGGGCTATTACTCCCCAAAACGAACCATTAAACACCAATAATGAACCAAGTATGTTTATGAGTGAAAATGAACAAATCAACCTAATTAACAACCATTTGGGGCCCGCCATTGTAAACGCTGGTTATAATACCAAGATTATCGCTTACGATCATAACTGTGACAACCCAAGATATCCTACTAAAGTATTAAATAGTAGCCCTTATGTTGATGGTGCTGCCTTTCACCTTTATGATAGAAGAGCACAAATATCAGCTATGTCACAAGTAAAAGAAGACACTGGAAAAAATGTATATTTTACAGAACAATATACTGGTGCAAACGGAAGTTTTGGAGGAGACTTAAATTGGCATCTAAAGAATGTTGTTATTGGTTCAACACGTAACTGGTCGAAAACAGTAATAGAATGGAACTTGGCAACAGATACAGAATATGGTCCGAGAACCCCAGGAGGCTGTGATGACTGCCTAGGTGCTATTACCGTTGGTAATGACGGTGTAAGCTTTACAAGAAATGTATCATATTACATCATTAGTCATATCAGCAAGTTTGTACAACCTAATGCTGAAAGAATAGAATCTAATATTACCGATATACAAAATGTAGCTTTCTTAAACCCAGACAATACTATTTCTCTAATAACCTTAAATGACTCGGGAGGATCTTCAAGTTTTAGAGTAAGGATAGGAGGTAAATCATTTAGTTATACACTTCCAAATGGAGCTGTTGCAAGTTTTAAATGGTCTATTGATGGTACACCAGTTGGAAACAACGCACCATTAGTAGCACTAACTTCACCTTCAAACGGTGCCTCATTCACACCATCTTCTGATATTTTATTGTCAGCTGATGCTAGTGATTCTGATGGGTCTGTAACTCAAGTTAATTTTTACGAGGGAACAACTTTATTAGGATCAGACACCACTAGTCCTTACTCTTATACTTGGAGTAATGTTGCTCAGGGTAATTACACTATTACAGCAGAAGCTGTTGATAATGAAGGAGCTACAACTGTTAGCAATCCAATAAGTATTAGTGTACAAGATGCAACAAGTAATAACCCACCTACCGTAGCGCTAACATCGCCTACTAACGGATCCTCATTTGTAGCAGGATCAAATATTAATGTAACTGCAGATGCTAGTGATTCCGACGGAACTATTACGCAAGTTAATTTTTATAGTGGAACTAACCTATTAGGTTCAGATACTACAAGCCCTTATAGTTTTACATGGAATAATGTATCAGAAGGAAACTACACCCTTACTGCAGAAGCCATTGATAATAATGGTGCTACAACCGTAAGCAATTCAGCAAGTATCACTGTACAAAATACTACGGGACAAGGTCCTGCAATGTATGTGTCAAATGTTACTTTAGGAACTAGCAACGGTAAAAATAAAAAAGGAACCGCTCAAGTACTTGTGCTAGATGAAAATGGTAATACTGTTTCATCAGCCACTGTTACGGGTACTTTTTCAGGAGATTATTCTCAAACCGTAACAGGTAATACTGGTCCTGGTGGTATTGTTAATTTTTCAACTAGTAGTACAACTGGAGACCCTATTTCATTTACTTTCTGTGTAGATAATATTACGCATCAATCTTTAACATACAACTCATCGTTAAATACCATAACCTGTAATTCGTATAGTTCTGTATCTGGTAAAGCAGCAAGTCAAGACACAATACTAACGGATACAACGTATTCAATTTATAAAAACTCTAGAAATGAACTAATTCTAAAATCTCCTTTTAAAGATAGTGTAGAGGTTAACATTTTTTCAATCCTTGGTAAAAAAGTTAAAACCTTAAATTATGATAAAGGAATTGGAGAGTTCATCGTTAATACAACTGGTTTAAGTAATGGTATTTACATTGTAAACATTAATAGTGACAGAGAGGTTGTTTCTAAAAAAGTTTTGATTAATAATTAA
- a CDS encoding glycoside hydrolase family 30 protein codes for MKIVFLKFSIAFVLLSSCATNTNDDKKPLASSEIKQDDSIKLKNKKVKVYTTSEGTNERLSLSPNTMFTSATQPLETEIAIFVNPKKQFQEFLGIGGAITDASSEVFSKLSADKQEELLNAYFTEDGINYNIIRTSIHSADFGLGSFTYIEEGDGELKTFSIEKDKVKRIPMIKRAQALIGNDFVFYASPWSPPAFMKTNKNMLQGGKLMPQYYQTWADYFVKFIKAYEAEDIPVWGVTIQNEPMATQRWESCIYTAEEERDFLKNNLGPTFEKNGFGDKKIVVWDHNRDLISHRANTIFEDPEASKYAWGIGFHWYETWTGGDPKYDNLKNITESYPDKKLLFTEGCQEKFDPEHYQRWSNAERYGNSMINDFNSGTVGWTDWNILLNENGGPNHVQNFCFAPIHADTQKNELIYTPSYYYIGHFSKFIKPKAKRISTTVSRSTLESTSFQNPDGEIITVVMNKTDDPIDYKLIVGEYKIDYKIAPHTMQTIIY; via the coding sequence ATGAAAATAGTGTTTTTAAAATTTTCGATAGCTTTTGTATTACTTAGTAGCTGTGCAACAAATACAAACGATGATAAAAAACCTTTAGCCAGCTCTGAAATTAAACAAGACGATTCGATAAAACTGAAAAACAAGAAAGTTAAAGTATACACCACATCAGAAGGAACTAATGAAAGGCTATCTCTTTCACCTAATACTATGTTTACTAGTGCTACACAGCCTTTAGAAACAGAGATAGCCATTTTCGTTAATCCTAAAAAACAATTTCAAGAATTTTTAGGTATCGGTGGTGCCATTACTGACGCTTCTTCTGAGGTATTTTCAAAATTAAGTGCCGACAAACAAGAGGAATTACTAAACGCCTATTTTACTGAAGATGGTATTAATTACAATATTATAAGAACTAGTATACATAGTGCCGACTTTGGCTTAGGAAGTTTTACCTATATTGAAGAAGGAGATGGAGAACTTAAAACTTTTTCTATAGAAAAAGACAAAGTAAAACGTATTCCTATGATAAAACGTGCGCAAGCACTTATTGGCAATGATTTTGTGTTTTACGCGAGTCCTTGGAGTCCACCTGCGTTTATGAAAACGAATAAAAATATGCTGCAAGGCGGAAAATTAATGCCGCAATATTACCAAACATGGGCCGATTATTTTGTGAAATTTATCAAAGCTTACGAAGCAGAAGATATTCCTGTGTGGGGAGTTACTATTCAAAACGAACCAATGGCTACGCAACGCTGGGAGTCTTGCATTTACACTGCCGAAGAAGAGCGTGACTTTTTAAAGAATAACTTAGGCCCTACTTTTGAAAAAAATGGCTTTGGTGATAAAAAAATTGTGGTTTGGGATCATAACAGAGACTTAATATCTCATAGAGCAAACACTATTTTTGAAGATCCAGAAGCTTCTAAATATGCTTGGGGAATTGGATTTCATTGGTATGAAACATGGACTGGTGGAGATCCAAAATATGATAATTTAAAAAACATAACAGAATCTTATCCAGATAAAAAACTGTTATTTACCGAAGGTTGTCAAGAAAAATTTGACCCAGAGCACTACCAAAGATGGTCGAATGCAGAACGTTATGGAAACTCCATGATTAACGATTTTAATAGCGGCACGGTAGGTTGGACTGATTGGAATATATTATTAAATGAAAACGGAGGACCAAATCATGTACAAAACTTTTGTTTCGCACCAATCCATGCAGATACGCAAAAAAATGAGCTTATTTATACACCAAGTTATTATTATATAGGTCATTTTTCAAAATTCATAAAACCAAAGGCAAAACGTATCAGTACCACGGTAAGTAGAAGTACGCTTGAAAGCACCTCTTTTCAAAATCCAGATGGCGAAATCATCACTGTCGTTATGAATAAAACAGACGATCCTATTGATTATAAATTAATCGTCGGAGAGTATAAAATCGATTATAAGATAGCTCCACATACAATGCAAACAATAATTTATTAA
- a CDS encoding sugar porter family MFS transporter, with translation MKKKSYLLLITVIAALGGLLFGYDTGVINGAQFYLSKYFELSDSLKGWVVGSALLGCFVGAIIAGKLSAAIGRKNSLIISAALFTVSAYGSGLPDIFPETVSVLVFFRIIGGLGIGVASMNAPMYIAEISPSSIRGKMVTYYQLAIVIGFFSVFLVTYFIGNELTQSENIAFGWKRMFWSELIPSTLFLLLLFFVPKSPRWLCLKGKYLEALKVLEKIQDPETVKKDLQEIKASLKNESTDTNKINYFSKSILVIIAIGTIFSALQQFTGINAVLYYGADIFEKALGFGQEDVLKQQILLAFINVVFTLVAMFSVDKFGRKPLIYIGSIGMIIGFLLLGVTLQQQTVGVASLIGILIFIASFSLSMGPVVWVLLSEMFPNKIRSVAMSVAVAAQWAANYIVSQSFPIVVGSDVNNNSFWNGSLPYFIFIFFIFVIIVFTYKLIPETKGKTLEELEDIWE, from the coding sequence ATGAAAAAAAAATCATACTTATTGTTAATAACTGTAATCGCTGCTTTAGGTGGCCTTTTATTTGGCTACGACACTGGAGTTATCAATGGTGCTCAATTTTATTTAAGCAAGTATTTTGAACTAAGCGATTCGTTAAAAGGTTGGGTTGTTGGTAGTGCTTTATTAGGTTGCTTTGTTGGCGCCATCATTGCAGGCAAGTTAAGTGCTGCAATAGGTCGAAAAAACTCATTAATTATTTCAGCTGCATTATTTACCGTTTCAGCCTATGGCTCTGGTTTGCCTGATATATTTCCAGAAACTGTTTCTGTCTTAGTTTTCTTTAGAATTATTGGCGGTTTAGGAATTGGGGTTGCTTCTATGAATGCCCCTATGTACATTGCTGAAATTTCACCTAGCTCAATAAGAGGTAAAATGGTTACCTACTACCAACTAGCAATAGTTATTGGTTTTTTTAGTGTATTCTTAGTTACCTATTTTATTGGAAATGAGTTAACTCAATCAGAAAATATTGCTTTTGGATGGAAACGCATGTTTTGGTCCGAATTGATTCCCAGTACTTTATTTCTTTTATTACTATTTTTTGTTCCTAAAAGCCCTAGGTGGTTATGCCTTAAAGGTAAATATCTAGAAGCACTCAAGGTATTAGAAAAAATTCAAGACCCAGAGACTGTTAAGAAAGATCTTCAAGAAATTAAAGCTTCATTGAAAAATGAAAGCACAGACACTAATAAAATAAATTACTTCTCAAAATCGATTTTGGTAATTATTGCCATTGGAACAATATTTTCAGCATTACAACAGTTTACGGGTATTAATGCTGTGCTATATTACGGTGCAGATATTTTTGAAAAAGCATTAGGTTTCGGGCAAGAAGATGTATTAAAACAGCAAATACTACTGGCTTTTATAAATGTAGTATTTACACTAGTTGCCATGTTTAGCGTAGATAAATTTGGAAGAAAGCCTCTAATATATATTGGTAGTATTGGTATGATTATAGGTTTCTTATTATTGGGCGTTACGCTACAACAACAAACAGTAGGAGTTGCATCGCTAATTGGAATTTTAATATTTATAGCTTCCTTTTCATTATCAATGGGACCCGTGGTTTGGGTATTGCTATCAGAAATGTTTCCTAATAAAATTAGAAGCGTAGCCATGTCTGTTGCTGTTGCTGCACAATGGGCTGCAAATTATATAGTCTCACAATCTTTTCCAATTGTTGTAGGTAGCGATGTAAACAACAATAGTTTTTGGAATGGCTCTTTACCTTACTTTATTTTTATCTTCTTTATTTTCGTAATTATTGTTTTCACCTACAAATTGATTCCAGAAACTAAAGGTAAGACGTTAGAAGAGCTAGAAGATATTTGGGAGTAA
- a CDS encoding DUF4230 domain-containing protein, giving the protein MELLFLGLAGGAVISYYVLRKFTSAKSKNLTEKQSVVLLDKIKKVSKLITVEGEFAEIYHHQNTKEKFLGLITSKKKAIILINAKVHIGFDFRKIKMHTDTQKKVLILSEFPQPEVFSVEPNLRFYDIQNGLLNKFSSEDLTEVNKEAKEHILQKIPESNLMQIANKEALEAVTLMQNLVETIGWKLDYSALEIPKSSQNLIE; this is encoded by the coding sequence ATGGAATTACTTTTTTTAGGATTGGCTGGAGGAGCCGTTATATCTTATTATGTTTTAAGAAAATTTACCTCTGCAAAAAGCAAAAACCTAACCGAAAAACAATCGGTAGTGTTATTAGATAAAATTAAAAAAGTATCTAAACTCATTACAGTTGAAGGTGAATTTGCCGAAATATACCATCACCAAAATACTAAAGAGAAATTTTTAGGATTAATTACTAGCAAGAAAAAAGCCATTATTTTAATAAACGCTAAAGTGCATATTGGTTTCGATTTTAGAAAAATAAAAATGCACACCGATACCCAAAAGAAGGTGTTAATATTATCAGAGTTTCCGCAACCAGAAGTATTTTCTGTTGAACCCAATTTACGTTTTTACGATATTCAAAACGGATTGCTTAATAAATTTAGTTCAGAAGATTTAACCGAAGTTAATAAAGAAGCTAAAGAACATATTCTACAAAAAATACCTGAAAGTAACTTAATGCAAATAGCGAATAAAGAGGCTTTAGAAGCCGTTACTTTAATGCAAAACTTAGTAGAAACTATCGGATGGAAGTTAGATTATTCAGCGTTAGAAATTCCCAAATCGTCTCAAAATTTAATCGAATAA
- a CDS encoding GNAT family N-acetyltransferase, giving the protein MISISKEKSKLQLDVIYSFLTNSYWAKGRTMEEVENTIKNSLCFGIYDGELQIGFARVASDYTVFAYLMDVFILPEYRGNGYSKKLLHEIIHAPELATCKTWLLKTRDAHGLYKHFEFTELAHPERLMERLL; this is encoded by the coding sequence ATGATTAGCATTTCCAAAGAAAAATCAAAACTACAACTTGATGTCATTTATTCTTTCTTAACCAATAGTTATTGGGCGAAGGGTAGAACTATGGAAGAAGTAGAAAACACTATAAAAAATAGCCTTTGTTTTGGAATATATGATGGCGAATTACAAATTGGTTTTGCCAGAGTAGCATCTGACTATACTGTATTTGCTTACCTTATGGATGTTTTTATTCTACCAGAATACAGAGGTAATGGATATTCAAAAAAACTACTGCATGAAATTATACATGCTCCCGAGTTGGCTACTTGTAAAACTTGGTTGCTTAAAACCCGTGATGCTCATGGTTTATATAAACATTTTGAATTTACAGAGCTAGCCCACCCTGAAAGATTGATGGAGCGCTTGTTATAG
- a CDS encoding MmcQ/YjbR family DNA-binding protein, whose product MNIEQLHTYCTSKKGVTEHFPFDEVTLVFKVMGKMFALVGLDRWEQGETKINLKCNPERALELRSEYDGINPGFHMSKKHWNTVTLNNDVSDAFAFELIDHSYELVVKGLTKKLKEELKSL is encoded by the coding sequence ATGAATATAGAACAACTACATACCTATTGCACCTCAAAGAAAGGAGTTACCGAACATTTTCCTTTCGACGAAGTTACCTTAGTTTTCAAGGTAATGGGAAAAATGTTTGCGCTGGTTGGATTAGACAGATGGGAACAGGGCGAAACAAAAATTAACTTAAAATGTAACCCTGAAAGAGCTTTAGAACTGAGATCTGAATACGATGGTATTAACCCTGGATTTCACATGAGTAAAAAACACTGGAATACAGTTACCCTAAACAACGATGTTTCTGATGCTTTTGCTTTTGAATTAATTGACCATTCTTACGAACTTGTGGTTAAAGGATTGACAAAAAAACTAAAAGAAGAATTGAAATCATTATAA
- a CDS encoding 5-formyltetrahydrofolate cyclo-ligase, whose product MLKTELRKLYKQKRNALKPLEKEKLQKNIYKQIFELKTNDIRTVHLFLSMRKFNEIDTKPIINYFTEKGKRIIVSRCNFNTNSLTHFYLEENTKLHLNKFGVPEPVDAEEAHVKDIDLVFVPLLISDEQNYRVGYGKGFYDRFLSECRKDTQTIGLNFFSPIERIEDVHEFDIALDLVIYPK is encoded by the coding sequence ATGCTTAAAACTGAATTAAGAAAATTATATAAGCAAAAAAGAAATGCGCTTAAACCACTAGAAAAAGAAAAACTACAGAAAAATATTTATAAACAAATATTCGAGTTAAAAACGAATGATATTCGCACCGTTCATTTGTTTCTATCCATGAGAAAATTTAATGAAATAGACACCAAGCCTATCATTAACTATTTTACAGAAAAAGGAAAGAGAATTATCGTAAGTCGTTGTAATTTTAATACGAATTCCCTTACTCATTTCTATCTTGAAGAAAACACCAAATTACACCTCAATAAATTTGGAGTTCCAGAACCTGTAGACGCAGAGGAAGCTCATGTAAAAGATATCGACTTAGTTTTTGTTCCTTTATTAATTTCAGATGAGCAAAACTATCGTGTTGGTTACGGAAAAGGGTTTTACGATCGGTTTTTATCAGAGTGCAGAAAAGACACGCAAACTATTGGGCTTAACTTCTTCTCCCCTATTGAAAGAATAGAGGATGTTCATGAATTTGATATTGCTTTAGATTTAGTAATCTATCCAAAATAA